A region of Maridesulfovibrio sp. DNA encodes the following proteins:
- the panD gene encoding aspartate 1-decarboxylase has translation MGSRCLLKSKIHRATITDANVDYEGSISIDVELLEKAGILPFERVDVLNVDNGERLTTYAIEGGPGEFCLNGAAAHKGKAGQKIIICSYTWLDEAELAHYKPQVVLLGDGNNVKKA, from the coding sequence ATGGGCAGTCGTTGCCTTTTAAAGTCGAAAATCCATAGAGCAACCATTACCGACGCTAATGTCGATTACGAAGGCTCAATTTCAATTGATGTGGAGCTGCTTGAAAAAGCAGGAATCCTTCCCTTTGAACGAGTGGACGTGTTGAATGTCGACAATGGGGAAAGGCTCACCACTTACGCCATTGAAGGCGGACCAGGTGAGTTTTGTCTTAACGGCGCAGCCGCACACAAAGGCAAAGCCGGGCAGAAAATTATTATATGTTCCTACACATGGCTGGATGAAGCTGAGCTAGCTCATTATAAGCCGCAGGTTGTCCTGCTTGGTGACGGGAATAATGTCAAGAAAGCTTAA
- a CDS encoding PEGA domain-containing protein encodes MKKRFLTIFCSLVVASGCAPVVKTQSVPVSTNPMGATVFMDGKVACTSPCAVDLPRNSDHIITVKKDQYRQQDVIIKRVYQQEKVMMRAVSQGMSSSSYAVGSGGDKTAWGVMQGVNSIDSQEQTGDAYVLSPSAVSVRLVPLTPQAQYEMTGSTAPDIQSLTDTDRSQINYILETMKSGTNFNWSNSQTGIKYDVKVGPTLPGYDAPTRSFVLTMTAHGQTSTFDAKASRVGQGKWNILGNGASTSMITGESSNVESVAPPQVDDKALVKDALKAGAMALPTVHGGVTAKGGSSSEGWSGNTYTEKSSSTKVKAGVSVNPAAAVEVLDMLTDDKK; translated from the coding sequence ATGAAGAAAAGATTTCTGACCATATTTTGCAGTCTTGTGGTGGCCTCTGGATGTGCTCCGGTTGTGAAGACTCAGTCTGTTCCAGTTTCAACGAACCCTATGGGAGCGACTGTCTTTATGGACGGCAAGGTGGCCTGTACCTCTCCATGTGCCGTTGACCTGCCTCGCAATTCCGATCACATCATTACTGTGAAGAAAGATCAGTATCGCCAGCAGGATGTCATCATTAAGCGTGTTTATCAGCAGGAAAAAGTGATGATGAGGGCTGTTTCGCAGGGCATGAGTTCTTCTTCATATGCTGTAGGTAGCGGCGGTGATAAAACTGCATGGGGTGTCATGCAGGGGGTTAATTCCATTGATTCGCAGGAGCAGACCGGGGATGCTTATGTGCTGTCTCCCTCAGCTGTTTCTGTTCGGCTTGTCCCCCTTACCCCGCAAGCTCAATATGAAATGACCGGTTCGACTGCACCGGACATCCAGAGTTTGACCGATACTGACCGATCTCAGATTAATTATATTCTGGAAACGATGAAATCCGGGACAAATTTTAACTGGTCCAATTCCCAGACCGGAATAAAATATGATGTAAAAGTTGGTCCGACACTTCCTGGATATGATGCTCCAACCCGTTCCTTTGTGTTGACGATGACAGCTCATGGGCAAACTTCCACTTTTGATGCCAAGGCGAGCAGAGTAGGGCAAGGCAAGTGGAATATACTTGGCAACGGTGCTTCTACATCCATGATTACAGGTGAATCATCTAACGTAGAGTCTGTTGCTCCGCCGCAAGTGGATGATAAGGCTTTAGTTAAAGATGCGCTCAAAGCTGGTGCGATGGCTTTGCCTACAGTTCACGGTGGAGTTACTGCCAAAGGTGGTTCTTCAAGTGAAGGCTGGAGTGGCAATACCTATACTGAGAAGTCCAGTTCTACTAAAGTTAAGGCCGGAGTGAGCGTTAATCCGGCTGCCGCAGTGGAAGTTCTGGATATGCTTACCGACGATAAGAAGTAG